Genomic DNA from Anaerolineae bacterium:
CTCGTTTCCGACGATGATCACCCGCGTCGCTCGCATCGCCTCCCGCAGGCTAAAGCCAGCGACGGCGCGATGGGTCGCCAGGTATGGCTGTGCCAGCAAGATGGCCGTTCTGGTGTCGGCCGAATCGGCCGAGCCGAAGAGTAGATACAATGGCAACACTTTCTCCCCCTCTCCGGTCAGCCGGTAGACCAGACTGACCCGATTTCTGCCGTCGAGCGCTATCTCTCGGTGAATGAAGCCTGTGCCCTCCAACGAGATGGCGTAGACGCCGGCGGACAAGCCCTGAAAGGTGTAACGTCCCTGCGCATCGGTGAGGGCTTGAGTTATGAGCTCGGTGCCGCGGTACAGCATCACGCGCAGAGCAGGGATGGGCGCTCCCGCTGCGCTCACAATCTGCCCCTCGACGGCGCTCTCCGCCGGCGCTCCGGCCGGCGCCAATACTACAGCCAACTCAGCGATCCCATCGAGGATGAGGTTTGAGCGGCTCAAGCCTAGGGCAGGTGCGCGTAGCTCATAAGTACCCGCCGACAGCCCGCCGAATGAGAAACGGCCCTCGCCGTCTGTAGTGGCCTCACCAATGAGCTGTCCGCTACGCCACAATTGCACGAGCACTCCCCTTTGCGGCGCTGCCGTGGTATCCAGCACTTGGCCGCGCAACACGCTCCGCGCGGTCCCGATAAGGTCTATTGCAGGGGCAGTGAAAGTCCCTAACCCATCGCAGACGGCCCTCACCCAATGTGTTGGATCCAGTTCGATCTCATACGGTGCGGCGGGGAGGTTGACAAATCGGTAGCCGCCTTGTGGGTTGATCTCGGCTTGGCGCTTCCAGCTCCAGCCTGGTACCAGCGGGCGTAGCGTCACTGTGGTCCCTGGCGGCGCACCGCGTACGATGCCCTGCAACACGCCTCTCATTGGGAAGAGTACCTCGACCTCATTTTGGCCGTCCAAGTTGATGCCATCGCGGATGACGCCGATGCCTTCCAGCTCCAGGGCATATACCCCCCGTCTCAGGTCTCTGAAGCTGAAGCGCCTATTTCCGTCCAAAGTGGTCGTCCAGCGTTGGCCGCTCCGGCTCTCTACCAAGAAGAGGCGGGCACCCTCGGTACCGCCCTGGATCTGACCGTGCACCACGCTTGCCTGGCCTGCGCTGTGAGGCCGGAGCTGAAAGTTGACCTCCCAGGTAATCGCCTGCCCCTCGCGGCCGGGGATGCCAGCCGTTTTTAGCCCGTCGGCGATCTCGCTGGGCCAATCGCCCTGCACCACCTGAATCATGAACTCGCCAGGGGTATGCACGAACTCATATGAGCCGACGGGGCGGAAGGGGTCGTGTCCGGTGCGAACGCGTGGGAAGCGGGTGCCGGGGGCGGCCCCAATCCAGCGCATCTCCAGCATGATGCCGTTGACGCCCTTGCCAGAGGGGTCCAACACCCTTCCGTAGAAGGCTCGCCGGTTGCCTGTCTCCTCAGGGGGGAGCAAGCGCTTGGTGACAACGGCATAGATGTACCCCGGCGGCGCTGGCACGGTTACGTTCAGGGTGCGAGATTCGAACCCATCGAGAGCGATGCCATCTATGCGCACCTGTTGATCGCCTTCCGCTGCCTCCAGGCGGAAGTTGCCGGCGGGCAGGTTTTCCAACCGATAGAAGCCATCTCGGTCTGTGGTCGTGCTGGCCATCAGGTCGCCCAACAACGTCAACAGTTTGACCGGTGTGTTGCCCAGCGGGGTGCCGCGCGTGTCCGTCACGCGTCCACTCAGAGAGCTGAAGCGGCCGGGGGGCACGCGCAGATCCACGGTGACCACAGCACGTTCGGCCACGTCAAGCCGTTGAGCCGTGCCACCGCGCCCGGCTACTAGTTCATACGAGCCGCCAGCCACCCGGTCAAACGCATAGGTACCGGCCTCATTGGTAACGGTTTGGCGCGATCGAGTAGGCGCGCGAAGTGGTCTCAGGAAAACTGGGAATTGCGGCACGGGCTGTTCGGTATCCTGACGTAGCACACGGCCGGTCACTGTAGCATCACCGCGGGGCATCAGACGAGAGACGCTGGGCAAGTCTTTGAGTGCTTGAACCACCGGCAGTTGTCCGTTTAGGCCAAATCGTTGATCCCAAGCATGGGTATACCAGCTCATCTGGTCCCAGGCAGGGTTGAAATCGCCTAGCGGGCGGGAAGCTAACAGCCAGGTGCAACAGGTGAAATAGTAATCGGGTGCTTCCTCCTGGAAGAAGCGGCAGATCTGCACTTGCCACTCAGCGTGTTGGGAGGGGATCACTTTCGGGTAGCGCTTGTCATCTCCCCAGCCCACGACAGGACCGCCCTCTGTGGAGATGATGGGGACCATGAACCCCAGCGCTTGCTCGATCATACGCGCTGTCCACAGGTAGCCGCGGAAGCAGTTAGGATCGTCATAGACTGTAGCGCCCGGGTTCTTGCGCTCAGCCCGCAACTGATTGATCATCTCCAGTGGCCGATTGTCCCAGGCCCATGCGCCGAAGCGATCGTATTCCTCCCGTGTCAGCGGCTTGCCAAGCTGGTTCACTTCGTCATCGGGATAGTCGAGAGGGTGGTTGAGCGTGTAATTGTGGATTGCCACCCAACAGCCGCGCTCGAATAGATCGGCTCGGCCTTTGCGCACGATCAACTCGATGGGATTGTGCTTGCTACCAGGTCCCATAGCCGGCAGGGCGAGATAGCCGCCGGCATCTAGGACGCGATCGGCATCATAGATGAAATTATCCACGACCACCTCTAGCCAGTTAGGGGGCATTCGCGTGCTCCACTCGGCGGGAAGATCCGGCTCGTTATTGGTCTCAAAATAGCGGACGCCGGCGGCGACCAGCCGGCGAATGGTCTCGATCTCGCGCCCGCCGATGTGGCCTGGATTGGGCGTCTTACGATACAGCCGTACAATCGGCATGATATCAGCTGCTAGCAGCCGTTCGCACAGCTCCAGAGATGAACCGCCGCTGTCGTCCAGCACCTTGACCCATTTGATCTTCATGGCCTGTAGTTCGCGAATCCAGAAGTCAAGCGCAGAGCCTTTGGGATGGTACACGCTAGCCGACCAGTGCACACCGCGGCCGTTGTCGTCTTTGGGGCGAGGGAAGTCTTCCAAGCGCATGTTTCCTCCTACACCCAGGATTTGAAAATCGTCAGATCGCTAGAAATGGCATCTAGAAGACTTGATCAGCCCTTTCGGATGAGCTCTGAGAAGCCGGTCAGCAGCCATTATAGCACAGTGACGTATGGACAGCAACGATTTCGGGAGAGCTATCTCTCGTAGCGGAGGATCTCGATGAGATTCAAAGAGGCAGACAAGAATGGAGCCATCGTGATAACTCCTGAGCACCCCTGTGCTTTGCAGATGGGCGGCGAAGAACGCTAAAGATGCGCGCCAGGTCCAGCAGAAGCCTGGGAGCTATGGATACATGAATCCGTATCTTCAATCCCGTATCTTCCCAGGACTGCGGGCTGAGCTAGATATCAAGATTGCGCACCCGTCGAGCGTGGGTCTGAATGAAGCGCTTGCGAGGCGGCACTGCCGATCCCATGAGCATGTCGAACGTGCGATCGGCTTCAGCCGCGTCCTCCACAGTAACCTGTAGGATGGTGCGCTTCTCGGGGTTCATCGTCGTCTCCCATAACTGCTCGGGATTCATCTCGCCCAGCCCTTTATAGCGCTGGATGGTCACGTTCTTGTTGCCCAGCCGCTTGAGCAGCTCGTCCTTTTCGGCGTCAGAGTAGACGTAGAAGTGCTCCTTTCCCGCCTGGATGCGATACAGGGGTGGCTGCGCAATATAGAGGTGGCCATTTTCGATCAGTGGCTGCATATAGCGGAAGAATAAGGTCAACAGCAACGTGCGGATATGAGCGCCATCTACGTCGGCATCCGACATCAAGATAATCCGTCCATACCGCAGATTGCTCAGATCGAATTGCTCACCAATGCCACAGCCGATCGCAGTGATGAGCGCCTGAATCTCCTTGTTCGCCAGGGCCTTGTCCAGCCGTGCCTTCTCGACGTTCAGCACCTTGCCACGCAGCGGGAGTACCGCCTGAAAGCGGCGATCGCGCCCCTGTTTGGCCGAGCCGCCCGCAGAGTCCCCCTCCACGATGTACAGCTCGCACTTGGCCGGATCGCGCTCGGAGCAGTCGGCCAGCTTCCCTGGCAGCGTCATACTCTCCAATGCGCTCTTGCGGATCACTAGCTCGCGCGCTTGGCGAGCGGCCTCGCGCGCCCGCGCCGACGTGCGGCATTTCTCCACGATCTCACGCGCCTCGCGCGGGTGTTGCTCCAGCCAGGCGCTGAACGCCTCGTACACCACCGACTCTACCTGGCTCTTGACCTCGGCATTGCCCAGCTTCGACTTGGTCTGCGACTCGAATTGTGGATCCTGGAGCTTTACGCTCAGAATCCCCGTCAGCCCTTCGCGCGCGTCCTCCCCGGTGAAGTTCGGCTCGTTGTCCTTCAACATGCCGTTTTTGCGGGCGTAGTCGTTCAGGCAGCGCGTCAGCGCTGAGCGCAACCCTGTTACGTGCGTGCCACCGTCCACTGTGTTCACGTTGTTGGCGAAGGCATAAAACGACTCCGCATAGCCGTCAGTGTACTGAAGGGCGACCTCGACGTAGGTGCCGTTGACCTGCTTCTCGACGTAGAACGGCTCATGCAAGACTGTGCGGTTTTTGTTCAGGTAGCGGACGAAGGAGCGGATGCCCCCTTCGAAGTAAAAGGACATCTCGCGGCCCTCGCGTTCATCTCGGAAGACGATGGTGAGCCCGCGTGTGAGGAAGGCCATCTCCCGGAAGCGCTGCACGAGTGTGTCGAACTTATACTCCAGACCTCCTTTGAAGATCGTAGTATCGGCCATAAATGTGGTCTTGGTGCCGGTCTCATGCTCCGGCACGTCACCGACGATCTCCAAGTCAGTGACGGGCCGGCCCCGCTCGTAGCGCTGCCGCCAGATGTGCCCCTTCTGTTTGACCTCGACCACCAGCCACTCGGAGAGGGCGTTGACAGCGGAAGCCCCTACGCCGTGCAATCCAGAAGCCACCTTATAGCCGCCACCCCCAAACTTACCGCCGGCGTGAAGCACTGTCATGACCGTCTCCACGGCGGGCCTGCCGGTCTGCGGGTGAATCCCCACCGGGATGCCGCGGCCGTTATCCTCCACGGTGACTGCACCATCCTTATGAATGGTCACCTCGATGCGATCACAAGCCCCGGCTAGCGCTTCGTCAATGGAGTTGTCTACGATCTCATACACCAGATGATGGAGCCCACGCACGTCGGTGGAGCCGATGTACATGCCGGGCCGACGTCGCACCGCCTCCAGGCCCTCTAACACCTGGATGTCACTGGCGTCGTAGTGCCCAGTTTCCCCGTTGCGCCGATTCGCCACGATTTCCTCCATGCGATTCAACGAGGTTTAAGCCCGACCCCAATGGGGATTGCGTTGCACCTGCCATCTTCGATAGCGATCTCGGTAAAAGATCAGGCTCGCTGCCACCAAGCCGGTCCCCAGATAGGCATTGCCCACAATGCTCACTAGCGCGCCCAGTGGCCAGGCGCTGAGCCGCTGCCAAATGAAGGAAAACCCCACCATGATGAGCTCAGTTAACAGCCACAAGCCAATAGTCGCCCACAGGTTCCGGCCTACGACGTTCACGCTGCGCCATACCGCAGTAGCGACGTTAACGTCATCTAGGACTATTGCATTCCCTACAAAGAACAAGGCTAAAAATAACCACAAGCCCAGCCAGATTAAGATGATGGACACGATGCCGATGAGCGCGGTGCCGACGGCCGATCCCAACCACATGGCCATGACAATGGCCATTGAGAAGGGGACAGAGACTGCCACGATCACCATCGTTAATGCGATCAGGTACAACGCCAGCTGTGACCACCGGCGTGCCAAGCGTCGTCCGAACCCAGCCCAGTCAGGCCCCTTCTCCTGCAACTGGCTGGCGATCAGGCTCAGGTACAGCGTGGTAATGAACAGGCCGACCGCTGTGGAGATCAGGAAGCCGATCGCCGCGGCCAACACGCTGCGGATCTCGATCACCCCTCCCCAGCCGCCGTCGGGCAAGAGCGGCGCCAAGCTCGGTTGCCCTAGAAGGCGGTTGGTCAAGAAGAGCAGTAGGTTCATCTCCTGGCCCCCATTGCGCATCATATCGCCGAGCAGGCTCGCCGCTGGCCAGTCCATCTGCGATGAGCCTGGTGCTGTCACCGCTTGCCACGCGTTCAGCCATCGCTCTAGCAAGGGACGCACCGATAGGCGCGGCCCCAGCCACAGGAACAGATCCAGAACGACGGGCGGCACGATCAGCCAAAGGTGGCGTGAGACCGCGTGAAAACCGGCTGAGAGAGCGTCAATGACCCCCATT
This window encodes:
- a CDS encoding carboxypeptidase-like regulatory domain-containing protein; this translates as MRLEDFPRPKDDNGRGVHWSASVYHPKGSALDFWIRELQAMKIKWVKVLDDSGGSSLELCERLLAADIMPIVRLYRKTPNPGHIGGREIETIRRLVAAGVRYFETNNEPDLPAEWSTRMPPNWLEVVVDNFIYDADRVLDAGGYLALPAMGPGSKHNPIELIVRKGRADLFERGCWVAIHNYTLNHPLDYPDDEVNQLGKPLTREEYDRFGAWAWDNRPLEMINQLRAERKNPGATVYDDPNCFRGYLWTARMIEQALGFMVPIISTEGGPVVGWGDDKRYPKVIPSQHAEWQVQICRFFQEEAPDYYFTCCTWLLASRPLGDFNPAWDQMSWYTHAWDQRFGLNGQLPVVQALKDLPSVSRLMPRGDATVTGRVLRQDTEQPVPQFPVFLRPLRAPTRSRQTVTNEAGTYAFDRVAGGSYELVAGRGGTAQRLDVAERAVVTVDLRVPPGRFSSLSGRVTDTRGTPLGNTPVKLLTLLGDLMASTTTDRDGFYRLENLPAGNFRLEAAEGDQQVRIDGIALDGFESRTLNVTVPAPPGYIYAVVTKRLLPPEETGNRRAFYGRVLDPSGKGVNGIMLEMRWIGAAPGTRFPRVRTGHDPFRPVGSYEFVHTPGEFMIQVVQGDWPSEIADGLKTAGIPGREGQAITWEVNFQLRPHSAGQASVVHGQIQGGTEGARLFLVESRSGQRWTTTLDGNRRFSFRDLRRGVYALELEGIGVIRDGINLDGQNEVEVLFPMRGVLQGIVRGAPPGTTVTLRPLVPGWSWKRQAEINPQGGYRFVNLPAAPYEIELDPTHWVRAVCDGLGTFTAPAIDLIGTARSVLRGQVLDTTAAPQRGVLVQLWRSGQLIGEATTDGEGRFSFGGLSAGTYELRAPALGLSRSNLILDGIAELAVVLAPAGAPAESAVEGQIVSAAGAPIPALRVMLYRGTELITQALTDAQGRYTFQGLSAGVYAISLEGTGFIHREIALDGRNRVSLVYRLTGEGEKVLPLYLLFGSADSADTRTAILLAQPYLATHRAVAGFSLREAMRATRVIIVGNEEVVSAEDERALREAGCTVNRLAGDLYAIERALEEIT
- the gyrB gene encoding DNA topoisomerase (ATP-hydrolyzing) subunit B; this encodes MANRRNGETGHYDASDIQVLEGLEAVRRRPGMYIGSTDVRGLHHLVYEIVDNSIDEALAGACDRIEVTIHKDGAVTVEDNGRGIPVGIHPQTGRPAVETVMTVLHAGGKFGGGGYKVASGLHGVGASAVNALSEWLVVEVKQKGHIWRQRYERGRPVTDLEIVGDVPEHETGTKTTFMADTTIFKGGLEYKFDTLVQRFREMAFLTRGLTIVFRDEREGREMSFYFEGGIRSFVRYLNKNRTVLHEPFYVEKQVNGTYVEVALQYTDGYAESFYAFANNVNTVDGGTHVTGLRSALTRCLNDYARKNGMLKDNEPNFTGEDAREGLTGILSVKLQDPQFESQTKSKLGNAEVKSQVESVVYEAFSAWLEQHPREAREIVEKCRTSARAREAARQARELVIRKSALESMTLPGKLADCSERDPAKCELYIVEGDSAGGSAKQGRDRRFQAVLPLRGKVLNVEKARLDKALANKEIQALITAIGCGIGEQFDLSNLRYGRIILMSDADVDGAHIRTLLLTLFFRYMQPLIENGHLYIAQPPLYRIQAGKEHFYVYSDAEKDELLKRLGNKNVTIQRYKGLGEMNPEQLWETTMNPEKRTILQVTVEDAAEADRTFDMLMGSAVPPRKRFIQTHARRVRNLDI